In Pieris rapae chromosome 24, ilPieRapa1.1, whole genome shotgun sequence, a single window of DNA contains:
- the LOC111000744 gene encoding acyl-CoA Delta(11) desaturase: MAPNISEEIGLESSEANLEKLVAPQAGPRKYELIYSVTMSLIYVHSASAYALYLGWTRAYWSTIFFTYVLYVLAQIGVCAGAHRLWSHRSFKATTPLQILLMVMHSLSYQYTAYNWARDHRLHHRYADTDADPHNSTRGFFYCHVGWLIVKKHPEVARRGKFVDFSDLNTNAVLQFQKRYAIPFIGLVGFVLPTIIPVYFWGESFNVAWHFCFLRYACNLHATFTINSLAHLWGYKPYDKNIQPTQNEIVSVVALGEGFHNYHHTYPWDYRAAELGNNVLNWTTLFIDLFAKIGWAYDLKTVPKEVVMKRAERTGDGTDLWGNKRLSKSES, from the exons ATGGCTCCGAATATATCAGAAGAAATTGGTTTAGAATCGTCGGAGGCGAATCTGGAGAAACTGGTTGCACCACAAGCTGGCCCCAGGAAATATGAACTGATATATTCTGTGACAATGTCACTGATTTATGTGCATTCCGCTTCAGCTTATGCCTTGTACTTGGGGTGGACGAGAGCGTATTGGTcgactatatttttta CATACGTTTTATATGTCTTGGCACAAATCGGCGTATGTGCTGGTGCTCACAGGCTGTGGTCCCACAGATCATTCAAAGCAACAACACCGCTGCAGATTCTTCTAATGGTCATGCATTCTTTGTCCTACCAGTATACGGCCTATAATTGGGCAAGGGACCACCGTTTGCATCACAG GTATGCAGACACAGACGCAGATCCTCACAACTCTACTCGTGGATTCTTCTATTGTCACGTTGGATGGCTGATCGTCAAGAAGCACCCAGAGGTCGCACGACGAGGCAAATTCGTTGATTTCAGCGATCTTAATACTAACGCTGTGCTACAGTTTCAAAAGAG ATACGCCATTCCATTCATCGGATTAGTGGGCTTCGTTCTCCCAACAATAATCCCAGTTTACTTCTGGGGCGAGAGCTTCAACGTCGCCTGGCACTTCTGCTTCCTCCGTTACGCCTGCAACCTCCACGCGACCTTCACAATCAACAGCCTCGCCCATCTGTGGGGCTACAAGCCGTATGATAAGAACATCCAACCCACCCAAAACGAGATTGTCAGCGTAGTAGCACTAGGCGAGGGTTTCCACAACTACCACCACACATATCCATGGGATTACAGAGCTGCTGAACTGGGTAACAATGTGCTTAATTGGACGACACTGTTTATAGATTTGTTTGCGAAGATCGGATGGGCGTATGACCTGAAGACGGTGCCGAAGGAAGTGGTGATGAAGCGGGCGGAGAGAACGGGCGATGGGACGGATTTGTGGGGTAACAAGAGATTAAGCAAGTCTGAgtcatag